The DNA window GGGGACAGGAGAAGGGGCTCGTTAGGAGGCTGGAGACTGAAGTTTCCATGTCCTGAGGTCCTCTGCATTCATAGCGGAGAGGAATGCTATTTAGAGTGGCAGTttatgggctttggagtcagctCGTGGTGTTTCAGTCTCATCTGTACCGCTTTCTAGCTGGAAAACCTTGGACATCCTGCCTCACCTCTCTAACCCTCAGTATTCGCTTGGGTAGACTCTCCATAGTGATAGTAACTTTTATCTGGTCGTCCTGAGGATCAGCCGTGACAGTCCATGTAAGCATGTGCCTGGCACGTGGTAACCACCCAGTAAGTCTTGGCTGCCGTCCTCGTCATTGTCATTGCTGTCATTTATCTGATGCTAAGCTTCTTGGACCtggttctttgcttttttcctctcttcatgAGGAGGACTGGCAAGGGATGATGTATTTTCAGGTGAAATGTAGGTGATGAGAATCCAGATGCCTTTCTGGGTGCCATATGGGCAGGTCTCATACCTGTAGAGACTCCGTGATGTGGAGCTGGGTGACATTAAAGGATTCTGAAGTGACGCGTGGAGTGTCCTGAGGTGGCATTAGAACAGTGTATCTGAGCTGGAAGGGGCTGTGGTGGTGCTCTTGTGGCCAGCGGTTCTACGGGGACGCGTCTTGGGAGAGCGATTTGGAGGAAGGGATGGGGACGCAGCCGGGGACAGACCTGCTGACCCCGGCGTAGCAGCCGGTGAGCCTCCCGCGTTGCCTTTCCCCGCTCACAGTTACTACGCCAAGCTTCGCCAAcaagaaatagagagagagagagagctggcaGAGAAGTACCGGGACCGAGCCAAGGAACGGCGGGACGGCGTGAACAAGGACTATGAGGAAACCGAGCTCATCAGCACCACGGCCAACTACAGGGCAGTGGGCCCCACCGCCGAGGCGTGAGTCCCCGGGGGCCCAGCGGGGCCGGGAATTCCTCCCCCCGCCTTTCCTCCGCTCGGGAGCGCCGCTTCCCGGGCCAAGCCACTGCCAGACGCGCTCGGCCCCCACGAGGACGGTTCTCTTCGGTTTTGCAGGGACAAATCCGCCGCGGAGAAGAGAAGACAGTTGATCCAGGAGTCCAAATTCTTGGGTGGTGACATGGAACACACCCATTTGGTGAAAGGCTTGGACTTCGCTCTGCTTCAAAAGGTGAGCCTTGTTCGGGCCTCCTGGGGTGCCGAGTGCGCTCGGGTGGGCCTTTCGGGGTGAGGAGCCAGACCGCTGTTGGTTCATCTCATCTGGAAGGATGAGCAGTAGCCCCTGTGTGGACGAGTCGCTCGTCATCCTTCACGTCTCAGCCTCGGTTTTCTCTTCCTGGGGGAGGCTTCCCTGGTCACCCAGGTATGGCTAAggccctcccactccttccctcccccttgctGCTCTGCTCTTCTGCTTAAAGCAGTTACCACACTTTGTCGCTTAATTGTgtcctctgtctgtctctcttgctGTAAGCTCCATTTGGAGCTTCGTCCTGCTTCGTATGGAGTTCTTGGTTCCCGGCGCAGTGTGGCGTGATGGTGTTTAGTAAAGCTTCGTAAAGTGGATAGAGGTCTAAACCTTAACTGCTTTCCTGTTAGGTACGAGCTGAAATTgccagcaaagaaaaagaagaggaagaactgatGGAAAAGCCCCAGAAAGAAACCAAGTAAGTCAACAGGGAGAgcgtaaagtttaaaaaaaagagagggggccTAAAGCAGGAACGTATTCAGCAGAAacatgttctttttgtctttttaggaaagATGAAGatcctgaaaataaaattgaatttaaaacaCGTTTGGGTGAGTATAGAGTTTCCACACTAGTGGCTGTGCATTCCTGATGAATTGTGTGAAATTTAGTGCTCTGGGAAAGCCATGCTTCCCTTTTCCCTCAACctacttttatctcttttttgccCTTCAACCATTTAGTTCTCACAAAATACTCTAGCAGAACTCAGATAGGGGCTTAggtattttgtatatattctgaATGTCTCCTCTGTTAGGTTGGAAGCTCTTTCAGATTAGGGCTTATCCTTTAAGGGAGGTAGCATGGTGGTGATTAAAAAAttgcccatggagttcctgtcgtggcacagcggaaacaaatccaactaggaaccgtgaggttgcgggttcggtccctgcccttgctcagtgggttaaggatctggcgttgccctgaactgtggtgtaggttgcagacacggctcggatctggtgttgctgtggctgtgatgtagcctggcagctgtagctccattcagacccctagcctgggaacctccatatgccatggggtgtggcccgaaaaagaccaaaaaaaaaaaaaaaaaaaaaaaaacagcccagaATCAGAAAGCTGTATTTAAATCCTGTGATGAGTCACACTAAGCGTGTGATTTTGGGTGCAACCGCCTCAACCTCTCAGCTCTTGTGCGTCCACTTAGCAGAATGGGGTTGACATTCACCCCATGGGAGTATTAGGATGAAGAGAAATTACATGCAACGTGCCTGTCACACTGAGCATGTAGTAGAGCTGTTTTCCCCTCATCATCAGTGTTACCTTAAACTTGATCCTCCTCCACCTAGTGCCCTTGAGAAGGCAGCGCAGGAAGGGTGGGTGAGAGCTTGGGCTTTGGAGTTAAATGGCGGGGGTCCCCGTTCTTTGTTCTGATGCTGGGTGGCTATAGCACTTGCGGTAGTTAAATGACTTAGTGGCGGTCAATCACTTAATGCGAAGCCAGGGTGTTGTTTTCAGCTAAAAGAAGGTAGCGATCACCTCACTGGGCTCTTGTGAAGACTGAGGGACGGGAACCACGCACAGCACTTGGCATGGGGGCCGCCCAGAGTAGCCACCTAGTAGACGGCCGCTGTTACTGCAGAAGGTTCTCACTGGCGCCATGCTGTGCGTTCTCGTCGCAGGCCGGAATGTTTACCGAATGCTCTTCAAGAGCAAAGCGTATGAGCGGAACGAGCTCTTCCTTCCGGGCCGCATGGCCTACGTGGTGGATCTGGATGATGAGTACGCCGACACAGACATCCCCACGACCCTTATCCGCAGCAAAGCTGATTGCCCTACCATGGAGGTGAGTGTGCCGAGAGCTGAGAGCCTACCGTGTGAGCCTCAGACCTGGGGATCAGCCTGGATTCTGCCCCGGCCTCGTTTACCACATTTACCATAACCCATCACCAAGTCCTGCCCACCTGTAACCTCCTAATCGCAGCTGAATCCATTCACGTCTCTCTGTCTCCGCCAATGACATTCCACTCTAAGCCATTATCTCTTGCTGGAACTATGAAAAGAGGCTCCTAATTGGTTTCCCCAATTCCACTCTGGTTCTCTTCCAATagtctgtttttattattgttaatatacatgccgtgcccacagcatttggaagttccatggccagggatcaaactctagtcaaagtagtgacaatgctgaatccagCTGTCATCtgaatgaatttaaaacattttcatcacccccaaaagaaaccctgtactcTTTAGCCATTTCTATTCCCTCTGTCTTTCCATCCCTCCTTCCATTGTGATTTTTACACAACATGCATTTTGGTCTCATCATAGTTTAGATACTTTCATTGCAGCCTCTTTTTACCATGCTTCCCTGTTTGTTCTCCAGTCATGCTagctttctctatttctctctctcttttttttttttttttggccacactatggcatatggaatttccaggccagagatcgaatctgagctgcagttgcagtcttttttttttttttttgcagttgcaGTTACagtctttgccacagctgtggcaatgccagatctttaatcgcctgcaccatagcaggaagtCCATcttggcattctttctttcttttttttggtcttttctagggctgcaaccacagcatatggaggttcccaggctaggggtctaatcggagccgcagccaccagcctatgccagagccacagcaacgccagatccgagtcgtgtctgcgacctacaccacagctcacggcaatcccggatccttaacccactgaacgaggccagggatcgaacctgcaacctcctgcaacctcctggttcctagtcagattcgttaaccactgcgccacgaggggaactcccaccctGGCATTCTTGCACGTACTAGATTCACTTTTGACCCAGGGCTTCGTGTGCTGTTTCATCTGTCTGGAGTGTCCTTCTGTAAGACCTCCTTTCCCTGTCTTCACCTCGTTACTTCTAATTcatccttcagtttgttaaataaatgactaaataggTGAAGGAGTTTCTGCTCACTGGGATAACATTCTCTCTTCTTGGGATTTTCAGGCCCAGACCACACTGACCACAAATGACATTGTCATCAGCAAGCTCACCCAGATCCTTTCCTACCTGAGGCAGGGCACCCGCAACAAGAAGctcaaaaagaaagataaaggtaacctggggggttggggagagaggCCTTACCCCAGGTGGAACATTTGAGGATGGAACCACGGTCCCTTGCAGCTTTTTGTCTTCAGGTCATTGGGAGGTTCCTGGGAATCAGCGAAAAATGGGAGCAGGGGAACTTTGGCAAGGAGAGGGTTACATCCAGGTTGTACTCGCCTCAGCCATCCAGGAAGCCTTGGTCAGCTTAGAGGCATGAGACCAGGCAGCATGGGCGGCTTTTGGGGTCCCATCTTCCCAACAGAAGATGTTTAAAGGGTCACGGAGAGCATGGTGGGGCTGAGCATTTTCCCCACTTCGCTCTCTACGTTACagggaaaatggaagagaagaaaccCCCTGAGGCTGACATGAAGTAGGTATCCTAGCCCCAGCCCCTGGGTTGAGGGAGGAAGGGCCTCTGGGTTTCTTGTCTTTGGCACCTGGGGAGGCATTGGTGTGAGTCTGGAGAGATGGCTGGGCGAAGTGGAAGCCCGCGTGTGCTTTGTCAGCTGGGGATCTCTCTTTTCCTAGTATATTTGAAGACATTGGGGATTATGTGCCCTCTACAACCAAGACGCCTCGGGACAAGGAGCGGGAGAGATACCGGGAACGGGAGCGTGATCGCGAAAGAGACAGAGACCGTGACAGGGAGCGGGAAcgggagcgggagcgggagcgggaccgagagagagaagaagagaagaagaggcaCAGCTACTTTGAGAAGCCGAAAGTGGATGATGAGGTGAGGTGTGACCCCGGGTGCCAGGGGGAGGACCTGCCCATCTCTGTGCCCGCCCAGCCAGGTACAGGACCCCTCTGTTATTCAGGTGCCTCCTGGCTCCATAGCAGCCACTGGGTCGTCTAGGGGAGGAGCCATCCTGGAAATGCGGACACATGGTGGGGCGGGAAGTTGATTCAGACTtggggaagaggagttcccactgtggctccgcgggttaagaacccaacagagtgtctgtgagggtgtgggttcaatctctggcctcacccagtgggttaaggatctggctttgcagcaaGCTGctccataggttgcagatgtggctcagatcccacatcgctgtagctgtggcatcggctccagctgcagctctgactcgacccctagcggGGAACTGTATACTGCAgttgcggccataaaaagaaaaggaaaaaaagatttgggggAGGGATGAGTGGGCATCTCTCATGGTGGCACTCActtcagtttctgttttctttccagcCTATGGATGTTGACAAAGGTGAGTGGTACCCATGGCATCTCGCATTGGCTGCGGCAAACCTGCTTTCCTCTGGGCCGAGAGTCTGACCCAGAGTTCAGAGCTGCCAAGGGTGGGTCGGACGAGGGGTACTTCCTAGTTCTAGGTTCTTGAAAGACTCCTGTCTTGCTTTATAGAATAGACAGAAGATGAGTCTGGAGGGCTTTCTGTCTTCTTGGGCAATGGCAGGGCATATTTGGTCTGTTAGATGTAATTCTCCCAGCCGGGAGGCTCTGTGGACCTGAGGCAGGTTGAACAGACAATGTTCCGGAAACACTACTGCGTCTTAAGCAGCGTAGCTCACTGTGAGTtggaattatattaaaaatttcttaGCTAAGAGGGTTCTGTTGCTTACAGAATGTTCATATGCAAGTCATAGGTGGGAAAGGTGTGGTGGGGACGAGGTTGTACATTGTTTATTTCAAAGTCTGAACAGACTTCTCTTTCCCTCAGGACCCGGATCTGCCAAGGAATTGATCAAATCGATCAATGAGAAGTTTGCTGGATCTGCCAGCTGGGAAGGCACTGAATCATAtcctttatttaaatatgttcCTGAGTTCTAGACAACCATTCTCCCTTCATTCCAACTCCACCTGCCTCCCTTTTGTGAGGGAGGTCCCTTTGGTGCTGAATTTTGATAAGGTGAAGTCATGCCTTGCCCCTTTCTCAGAGGATCCATTCACGTTCACAGCCCTCTCCTTAAAGTTTTCATGTTGGGGCTTCTAGCCCTTGGCCCTTTCCTGTTTGAAGTATTTCTGCTAttgtagaattattttctttaacataGCATATGCTGAAGAAGCCAGAAGACAAGAAGCAGCTGGGAGATTTCTTTGGCATGTCCAACAGCTACGCCGAGTGCTACCCAGCCACGTATGTGAGGCTCTTGAAGAGGGGAGCCGGGGGTGATTGCTGAATGAGtcgggggaggggaagtgggatGGAAATTTGCTTGGCTGGGACCCAGGGGTACTTCTCCTGGGTAAAGTATTATGTTAGGCTCTGAGTGCGAGGTCTAAGAGGGATGGTTCTTTCTAGGCATATAGCCTCTTGGTGGGTAGATTTCTGGAGAAAGCCTAAGCGGCCGGGTCTGCACCATTTGTTTAACTGTTGTTTCTCTTTAGGATGGATGACATGGCTGTGGACAGTGACGAGGAGGTGGATTATAGCAAAATGGACCAGGTGTGGAGCTGGAAGGATGGGTGGGGGCAGTTATTCTTGAGCACATATCCGCTTCCCTATGTTTCAGTTCCTAGGTCTCACCTTCCTTCAGCTGCAGCAGTGGGAGCAGCAGCATTGTGGGGTCTTGGGCAgcttaattgtttgttttttttttgtcttttctatggctgcacccgcggcacatggaggttcccaggctagggggtctaatcagagccacagccactgatctacgccagggccacagcaacaccagatccaagctgcatctgcgagctacaccacagctcacggcaatgctggatccctaatccactgagcaaggccagggatcgaacccacaacctcatggttcctagtcagatttgttaaccactgagccacgatgggaactcctttttgtttgtttttgcagcttAACTGTTCTGAAGCAGCTGTACAAAGTCAAAGGAGATGGGGCCAATAAAGTGccaggctttggagttcccttgttactcagggagttaaggatctggcattgtcactgctgtagcaccggttcgatccctgaccttggaacttttgaatgccatggatgtggccatttgAGGCAGTAAGCCAGCCTTAGTGCAGATGTAGCCAGAGCAGAAGGAATTTCAGTTTTTAGCcaggatttacatttttcttgaagtctcaaacaaaaacaccaacaaaCAGTAACACCATTAATGGTGAGGAAATGTCATCtgttttttccttgttctctctGTACTGCAATACTTAAGAGCTTGGCTTAATTCTGTCTTGGAGCCTTGCTTAACTCTGGTTCTGCCAGGTACTAGTTTTGTGACCTTGCCAACTtactttactgtttttttttttttttttgtcttttgttgttgttgctatttcttgggccgctcccgcggcatatggagattcccaggctaggggtcgaatcggagctgtagccaccggcctatgccagagccacagcaacgcgggatccgagccgcgtctgcgacctacaccacagctcacagcaacgccagatccttaacccactgagcaagggcagggaccgaacccgcaacctcatggttcctagtcggattcgttaaccactgcgccacgatgggaactccccttacttTACTGTTTattcctcagtttcttccttaggaaaatggagagaactatagttcttgtctctctctctctcttttttttttttttttttaggtccatatccacaacatatggaggttcctaggctaagggttgaatcagagctatagctgctggcctgcaccacagccacagcaacttgggatccgagctatgtctgcaacctactccacagctcacagcactgctggatccttacttaacccactgagtgaagccagggattgaacctgcatcctcatggttactagtcagattcatttctgctgagccacgacaggaactgccttgcctcttttttaaaaagattattaaacAGTTTGTTTTATGAAtagaacaaaattaataaaatgattagTGTAGAGAGCTAAActttcaaaaaagacaaaacttccTTTTAAGACGAAGATGATTCAAGAagctaaaacaggagttcctgtcgtggcgcagtggttgaagaatccgactaggaaccatgaggttgcaggttcaatccctggccttgctcagtgggttaaggatccagcattgctgtgagctgtggtgtaggttgaagacacggcttggatcctgtgttgctgtggctgtggtgtaggccggcggctgtagctctattagccccttagcctgggaacctccatatgccatggttttggccttataaaaagacaaaaaaaaaaaaaaaaagctaaaacagaAGATACCAAATACACATCCATATATAGTTCTCTCTTAATAGATTTTTTGAGGGAATTAAGTAAGATACTTGTTTCATGTTCAGAATAATGCCGGGGCCATAGTAAGTACCTGTGGTAAACACTGTTACTTAGGGTAGGATTTGTGAATGATAAAACCCGGGATTCTGGGAGAGCCTGGCTTTAATCAGAGGGCTGACATTTCTTTTCCACTGACATCGCTTCCTTCCTTGCCCCCCATCCTGTCCTGAAACAGGGTAACAAGAAGGGCCCTTTAGGCCGCTGGGACTTTGATACCCAGGAGGAATACAGCGAATATATGAACAACAAGGAAGCTTTGCCCAAGTGAGTCTTGGTGCTAAATACAGCCAGGAGTGAGGAGGGGGATGGCGGTGGGGTGGACCAACGCATAGCAGGTTAGAGGGGTGGTCTGGCTAAAACATCGCCACTAGGTTCTCTCCGCATGGGGTCCTCTGGGAACACTTTGCTGTTGCTATGCAACCTCTGATGCCTTCTTCCCTCAACTGCTGGCTTTTCCCCTCAGGGCTGCATTCCAGTATGGCATCAAGATGTCTGAAGGGAGGAAAACCAGGCGCTTCAAAGAAACTAATGACAAAGCAGAGCTTGATCGCCAGTGGAAAAAGATTAGTGCGGTTAGTGGGACTGGTTCTGGGTGGGAGGGCTTCAGCTGGGAGGAGACCCTGGCCCACAGATTCAGGAACAGTCAGGGGCTGGAGAGCCATGGAAGTAGCCCACCTTGGGTCTCAGGTGAGCTTAGCTGGCAGCATAACTATTGACTCCAACTGTACTTTTTGCAGATCattgagaagaggaagaagatggaaGCTGATGGGTGAGCAGCGTTATTCTTACTCTTGGTGGGACTCATGGGAATTGCCTAGTGTATTGATCTTATGCTTATTTCTCCTACTGCAGGGTTGAAGTGAAAAGACCAAAATACTAATCTCTGGTTCCAACTCCAAGAATAATCTCCCCAAGGATTTTTTCCCCACTGCTTGCTTTCTACAATTCCAAAAAACAGTTgaaagatttttgtgtgtgtgtgtgtgaatgtatataaaatttcattgtgtAATCTTTTGGTTCCATTAAAATTGGTTAACCTGTTGTCTTATCTTCTCTTTGTTGAGGGCCCAGATGCACCATGAGGGCTACTAATTCCACCGATTGTACAGAAATCAAGTGGAGGAAGTCAGTTCAGTCCTTTCCTGAACTGTGGTTCTAGATTCCTATGCAGTATGTATACTAGCCAGGGTACCCCATGGCGAAGGAAGACTGACCCTCACTTATAGGCAAGGGATGGACAGAGGAAGCTAAGGATGATTGGTCTTAAATGTCAGACTCATCTGGGCCCATCTGGGGACCTCGTCTTAGGGCAGAGTTTCCCTGGGAATTAGGATCAGCCGAGTGGGCTGCCAGTCTGATCCCAAGGTTGTACAGGATGGGCTCTAGGTGACGGCACCTGATGCGAAACACTCCTAGGAACAAAAACCTTTTACAAGGTAATGCCCTCCTGGGATCTTTGGTAATTCTAAGCAGCTATCACTGCTTACCTGGCTGAAGGGGAAGTACCTGGGGAATCCCTGTCTTAGACCAGAAGGGTTCAGTGCCACTCAACCACTGACGAGTTCGCCGAGGCCCAGGGGGGCTCCCTGGCCTCCAAATCACCCATCCCCacccttttttccctctctgcttATTGCCAACGATTTGGTTTGGTACTCGCCAAGGGTCACCCCTTCTTTCTGGCTTGGATCCATAGCTGCCTGTCCTGACCTGTGGGCTTACTAGATTCCAGGAATGTCAGATGGCCACCTTAGCCACCGCCTTTGGTTACTTTCACTTGGATAGGGCAAGGGCTTTTTCAGGAAGCCACTTTGTGCATGGCACATAGGAGGCTGAAAATGGGCCCAGTGTGCAATAGCACCTAGGATGGAGAATATCAGACAGTACGTGACACCCTGCATGGTTGTAGGCAGCagtcccaattaaaaaaaaggtcccagagatgtggctcagatgaaGGTACTAGGACTGAGACTTTATCAAGAGGTTGACAGCcagtttatctttttgtctttttttttttttttgtcatttcttgggccgctcctgcggcatatggaggttcccaggctaggggtcgaatcagagctgtagccgatggcctaggccacagccacagcaacacgggatccgagctgcgtctgtgacctacaccacagctcacgcaacgctggacccttaacccactgagcgaggccagggatcaaacccgcaacctcatggttcctagtcaggttcattaaccattgagccatgacaggaactgacAGCCAGTTTAAAATAAGTTTCTGCAAGTACCACCAAGCTTTGCGTAAGTGACCAAGattctttttggccacattgTGAGGGATAAAGACTTCCAACATCACACAAGGGACTTTGAACCTTTCTGAGGTCTCCAACCTAAATTCTTTCACCTCTCTAAGGGGGTTGGCATCAGCATGTAAGGTGCCTTAGGCTTCCTACGATGTGAGAAGGTTCTATTCAGACAGGAGTTCATGCTCCTCCTTTCTTGCCCCACCATACAGTGCTCTCATCTTTGTGGAACCTCTGAAAACCAGAATGTCCAGAACGTCAACGGTcgtgcccatttttcctttttagctacCTCCTTGTCAGCTCTGAGGACTGTGCGCTGGCCCAGTCCCACTGAGGGTCTGCAGCAAGTCACCACACAAATCTCTTGAAAGAACCGAAAGACAACCTGAAACATGGGTGATAGTAGGAACGGCCGGGGGCTATTGCTTTAGCCCCGAGGATGAGGACTGACGGCTCAGGTTAGGCGTGTGCGCGGGCTGCCTGCTGTCTACTACCCGCGAATGTCAAGTTCTCTCGGCGTAGACTCTTGTTACTTACTGACCAAACTGGCTGCGGCTTGTCATGGTCTTGACAAGCTGGCGAGCCCTTTTCTATCCCGAGGGCAGGAAGTCATCTTTACTGCCGGAACGAAACTGTCATCATTGATCAGAATAAGAGAAAGGAGTTTAACGCAGTTCCCAGCTTTATGTGAGTCACCAAGGAGGGAGACTGACGGTTGCGCAGCCTGACAGGCCCTGGAACCCACTCCGTGGCAACCCACGGAATAGGCTACAGGCGAGTCTGGCTCCTAGGGTCGGTTCACCCACCAGTTGCGTCCCGCCCCGCCTTTTCCGGGTCATGGGGAACGTCACTTCCTGCCCGGCTCTCTAACCCGGAAGTGGTGCTCCGGGCCACTCCTCCCGCCGTGTGTCTAGTTGTTGTGGGCTCACTGGACAGTTGCTGCGCCGCTCGCATCCTCCGGTTCATGGATCGCACGTGTGAGGAGAAGCCCACGGACGAAGTGAGCGACGAGGAGGACCCCGACTCTACGGAAGCCCCAGCCCGGATCCGGGACACTCCGGAAGACATTGTGCTGGAAGCTCCAGCCAGTGGGTTGGCGTTCCATCCCGCCCGCGATCTCCTGGCGGCTGGGGACGTGGACGGGGACGTGTTCGTGTAAGTGCGGGGCAGGGCTGAGGGCGTGGTCAGCGTGGAGAGTCCGGGGCTGCAGTATCTGGAAGCTCCGCAGGGatggagctgggaggaggagagaaagttACAGTGAGACTAATTTTACCAGACTCAGTCTTGTCCAGTTCGTTCAGTAACATTCGGCTAAGCAAGTTACCACACAAATCTCTTGAAAGAACTGAAAGACAGAGTGCCTGGAACGTCCTGACGGAACCTGGACAAATAGGCGGACTAGTAGGCGTTCGGGACACTGTTTTTCCCACCACAGTATTGTATTGATCCTGAAACAGGACCGAGGGTGCCCTTGCTTTTGCTTCTTGCCCACtttaattcatcttttaaaacagATCTGACCACCTCACTTCTTTGATTAAAACCCTtcaataggagttcctgatgtggctcagcgggttaagaactagACATAGTGAAGGAGAGaatgggagttcgatccctggccttgcttagttggtTACGGATTTAGTTGCTGCAAGTCACCAATgcggcttggggagttcccgccgtggctcagtggaagcgaatctgactaggaaccgtgacgttgcgggttcgatccctggcctctcagtaggttaaggatccaacgttgccgtgagctgtgatgtaggtcgcagacacgtctgaggtgcagccctgaaaagcaaaaaacaagcaaacaaaaacaaaccaaatgcagcttggatcctgggtggcataggccagcagctgcagcttcaatttaacCTAGctctgcaggtgcgaccctaaaaagagaaaacagcaacaacagcaaccacccccccccacacacacagttcTTTGATAGCTTGCCTTTATTCATCGTTACCCTTTTTTTGGGGTGGAGGGGCTTCGCTGAGGCAAGCCTAAGTTCCGAGGGCCAGGTTTCGAACCcgcaacacagcagtgacaactgccagatcggtgacctgctgagacaccagggatctcctcatcctttcctttcctttcctttttaatgttcCCTGAAGCCTCAGCTCCTTTGCACATAATTTCTTCTGTCTGGAAAACTCCTTTGCCTCCCTTGCACCAATTGTACTTGAGTTATTAGTGTGTCTTTATTCTTTCAATATACTCCAGACTAAATTGTTAGGTGCTCCCTTGGCACCAAATACTTTTTCcttataatttgtgtgtgtgtgtctctttagggtcacacccacagcatatggaagttcgcaggctaggggtagaatcagctacagctgccagcctatgctacagccacagcaacgcaggatcccaactgcgtctgcgacctataccatagctcacggcaatgctgaatccttaacccactgatcgaggccagggatcgaacccgcaacctcatggttc is part of the Sus scrofa isolate TJ Tabasco breed Duroc chromosome 2, Sscrofa11.1, whole genome shotgun sequence genome and encodes:
- the IK gene encoding protein Red; translation: MPERDSEPFSNPLAPDGHDVDDPHSFHQSKLTNEDFRKLLMTPRAAPTSAPPSKSRHHEMPREYNEDEDPAARRRKKKSYYAKLRQQEIERERELAEKYRDRAKERRDGVNKDYEETELISTTANYRAVGPTAEADKSAAEKRRQLIQESKFLGGDMEHTHLVKGLDFALLQKVRAEIASKEKEEEELMEKPQKETKKDEDPENKIEFKTRLGRNVYRMLFKSKAYERNELFLPGRMAYVVDLDDEYADTDIPTTLIRSKADCPTMEAQTTLTTNDIVISKLTQILSYLRQGTRNKKLKKKDKGKMEEKKPPEADMNIFEDIGDYVPSTTKTPRDKERERYRERERDRERDRDRDRERERERERERDREREEEKKRHSYFEKPKVDDEPMDVDKGPGSAKELIKSINEKFAGSASWEGTESLKKPEDKKQLGDFFGMSNSYAECYPATMDDMAVDSDEEVDYSKMDQGNKKGPLGRWDFDTQEEYSEYMNNKEALPKAAFQYGIKMSEGRKTRRFKETNDKAELDRQWKKISAIIEKRKKMEADGVEVKRPKY